The Lonchura striata isolate bLonStr1 chromosome Z, bLonStr1.mat, whole genome shotgun sequence genome window below encodes:
- the CZH5orf34 gene encoding uncharacterized protein C5orf34 homolog isoform X2, translating to MEAERLMVLFEDDSVEEQLLRALDFRNAFASRPYLPSRVIPPERKKILLSDILEIKWPDPATADLTRCLDNGSVKISSVDGYAHLYLSELQREFTVEFLCKVSQSSAASSCSTEKNSNYQSRDQCGKPSKNSAAEVSSQQRRIENRNKCGCAEGRYREPAKPKDQRDGVPLFHTNCSSEYTWVTQRWAVSLCPEEWKHPLSLALKCCNLHTVENVIKTNSCTALEGDVLVDPETHETVSSLPTALPLSCRAPHLHRWTFCDFFQNEDTDDYSLHQLIQVVWCQGVFYRFIHDRTNITEIYPGDDSFFKSEGAFLGKYFMHYAIHKGTKKVEEKMYSVSSLPPDVPGRPYSVSSIITLATKILQYCWKTKLSLSHNYYLCCWKVVSETDGREMLPVLIHEKVFPSTGRLIVYSDHKVHAVFWDRITLTMIWDFSSSCNEIQINEDVGWCKLTTPDGLQQLIQISHPGVYERYIRTAIEWCRSLNERKVIAEYPAHSVTEENWSADAELEKIQRFNFLLDNSNILKGTAAAKSNPSGITVRKKENGVEAEELNEDCVLEALEKTSKVIQDIESLLAVSGR from the exons GAGCAACTTCTACGAGCGCTAGATTTCCGGAACGCGTTTGCTTCTCGCCCGTACTTGCCTTCGCGTGTTATACCTCcggaaagaaaaaag ATTCTTCTCAGTGATATCTTAGAAATTAAATGGCCTGACCCTGCAACAGCTGATCTGACAAGATGTTTAGACAACGGCAGTGTGAAGATCTCATCTGTAGATGGCTACGCTCACCTTTACTTGTCAGAATTGCAGCGAGAATTTACAGTGGAGTTCTTATGTAAAGTCAGCCAGTCATCTGCAGCATCCTCATGCTCCACTGAAAAGAACAGCAACTATCAAAGCAGAGATCAGTGTGGAAAACCAAGTAAAAATTCTGCAGCAGAAGTCTCATCACAACAAAGAAGAATAGAGAATAGGAATAAATGTGGTTGTGCTGAAGGTAGATATAGGGAACCAGCCAAACCAAAGGACCAAAGAGATGGAGTCCCTTTGTTCCACACAAATTGTTCTTCTGAATACACATGGGTTACACAGCGTTGGGCTGTTTCCTTGTGCCCAGAAGAATGGAAACACCCTTTGTCCTTGGCCCTAAAATGCTGTAACTTGCATACTGTGGAAAATGTAATAAAGACAAACAGCTGTACAGCCCTTGAAGGTGATGTTTTAGTAGACCCTGAAACACATGAAACAGTTTCTTCTTTACCTACAGCTTTGCCACTCAGCTGCAGAGCTCCACATCTACACAG GTGGACATTTTGTGACTTCTTTCAGAATGAAGATACGGATGACTATTCACTCCATCAGCTAATTCAAGTTGTGTGGTGCCAGGGTGTTTTCTACAG ATTTATCCATGATAGGACaaacatcacagaaatttatCCTGGTGATGACTCATTTTTCAAGTCAGAGGGAGcatttttgggaaaatatttcatgCATTATGCAATCCacaaaggaacaaaaaag GTGGAAGAAAAGATGTATTCAGTGAGCAGCCTACCTCCAGATGTGCCAGGACGTCCATACTCTGTATCTTCCATTATTACCCTGGCAACCAA AATTCTTCAGTattgctggaaaacaaaactgtcATTAAGTCATAATTATTATCTCTGCTGCTGGAAAGTG gTATCTGAGACCGATGGACGAGAAATGCTGCCAGTTTTGATACATGAAAAGGtttttcccagcacaggaagacTGATTGTATACTCAGACCATAAAGTCCATGCTGTTTTTTGGGATAGGATAACCCTGACTATGATTTGGGACTTCAGCTCTTCCTGTAATGAGATCCAG ataaATGAAGATGTAGGCTGGTGTAAGTTAACTACTCCGGATGGGCTACAGCAGCTAATACAAATAAGTCATCCTGGAGTCTATGAAAG GTACATCAGAACAGCAATAGAATGGTGCAGAAGTTTGAATGAAAGGAAAGTGATTGCTGAATATCCTGCACACTCTGTAACTGAAGAAAATTG gtcTGCTGATGCTGAGCTtgaaaaaatacagagatttaATT TTTTATTAGACAATAGCAACATTCTGAAAGGGACAGCTGCTGCAAAATCCAATCCATCGGGTATCactgtcagaaaaaaagaaaacggGGTTGAGGCAGAAGAACTCAATGAAGACTGTGTCTTGGAGGCTTTGGAAAAAACTTCTAAAGTCATTCAGGATATTGAATCTCTGCTTGCTGTTTCTGGGAGATGA